A stretch of Bradyrhizobium sp. AZCC 2262 DNA encodes these proteins:
- a CDS encoding helix-turn-helix domain-containing protein gives MAVVLDTSSCLPERRLTVWQDIVCDTFVGLDCKSDMRGAFWGSVSQARIGPIALTQVDSTAQRVFRTPSRIARASEDFVLMALGNSGVNGVFQDGREAIVSAGQFVIYDTTRPYELRFDDSFSQTIFQMPRKLLQQRVGSFDGLTATTFAGDRPLERLTYDFARNVSRTIEQVDPAAASRLLDQTLDLLAMTLADRLHARLPDQSVHRSALLYRLKNHILTHLADPELSLPRAAAATGISPRYASDLMAAEQTSFRGYVQTQRLERCKRDLADPAHQARHIGEIAFAWGFNDLAHFSRIFKQRFGVSPREWREQPRQ, from the coding sequence GTGGCTGTCGTGCTCGACACCAGTTCTTGCCTTCCGGAACGCCGGCTGACGGTGTGGCAGGACATCGTCTGCGACACTTTCGTCGGGCTCGACTGCAAATCGGACATGCGCGGCGCGTTTTGGGGCTCGGTGTCGCAAGCCAGAATCGGACCGATCGCGCTCACGCAGGTCGATTCCACCGCCCAGCGGGTATTCCGCACGCCGTCGCGAATCGCCCGCGCCAGCGAAGATTTCGTGCTGATGGCGCTCGGCAACAGCGGCGTGAACGGCGTCTTCCAGGACGGCCGCGAGGCGATCGTCTCCGCCGGACAATTCGTCATTTACGACACCACCCGCCCCTACGAACTGCGCTTCGACGACAGCTTTTCGCAGACCATCTTCCAGATGCCGCGCAAGCTGCTGCAACAGCGCGTCGGCTCGTTCGACGGTCTGACCGCGACCACGTTCGCGGGCGATCGTCCGCTCGAACGGCTGACTTATGATTTCGCGCGCAATGTGAGCAGGACGATCGAGCAGGTCGATCCCGCGGCCGCAAGCCGCCTGCTCGACCAGACGCTCGACCTGCTCGCGATGACGCTGGCCGACAGGCTGCATGCGCGCCTGCCGGACCAGTCGGTTCACCGGTCGGCGCTGCTCTATCGCCTCAAGAATCATATCCTGACGCATCTCGCCGATCCCGAATTATCGCTGCCGCGCGCTGCGGCGGCGACAGGAATCTCGCCGCGTTACGCCAGTGATCTGATGGCCGCCGAGCAGACCTCGTTCCGCGGCTACGTGCAGACGCAGCGGCTGGAGCGCTGCAAGCGCGATCTTGCCGACCCCGCCCACCAAGCCCGGCACATCGGCGAGATCGCCTTCGCGTGGGGCTTTAACGACCTCGCCCATTTCAGCCGCATCTTCAAGCAGCGGTTCGGCGTCTCGCCGCGCGAATGGCGCGAGCAGCCGCGCCAATAA
- a CDS encoding GNAT family N-acetyltransferase has protein sequence MYLTHVAAALANSSVRTLSQQEELLLLRDHLLRLDRNSRRDRFHGFMDDRFIERYAEKCANDGTTIIAFFENGVVRGAAELHPPDQSPDSLPEIAFSVEASVRRRGVGSILFRKLMTVARAKGYKSLRITTGAQNEAMRALASKFGAQLVFRHGESTGTIDLTKQDQTELATTWADSTFNAARTVANLNRAYWQMLLRVSGWSRAA, from the coding sequence ATGTACCTCACCCATGTCGCGGCCGCGCTCGCCAATAGCAGCGTGCGCACGCTGAGCCAGCAGGAAGAATTGCTGCTGTTGCGCGATCACCTGCTGCGGCTCGACCGCAACAGCCGTCGCGACCGCTTCCATGGCTTCATGGACGACAGGTTCATCGAGCGCTACGCCGAGAAATGTGCCAATGACGGCACGACCATCATCGCCTTCTTTGAAAACGGCGTGGTTCGGGGGGCGGCGGAACTGCATCCGCCGGACCAGTCACCGGATTCGCTACCCGAGATCGCGTTCAGCGTCGAAGCGTCGGTGCGGCGGCGGGGTGTCGGCAGCATCCTGTTCCGCAAGCTGATGACGGTAGCGCGCGCCAAGGGCTACAAGAGCCTGCGGATCACGACCGGTGCGCAGAACGAGGCGATGCGGGCGCTCGCCAGCAAGTTCGGTGCGCAGCTTGTGTTCCGCCACGGCGAATCGACCGGCACCATCGATCTGACAAAGCAAGACCAGACAGAACTCGCGACAACCTGGGCTGACAGCACGTTCAATGCGGCACGCACGGTAGCCAATTTGAACCGCGCCTACTGGCAGATGTTGCTTCGGGTGTCGGGCTGGAGCCGCGCCGCCTGA
- a CDS encoding putative quinol monooxygenase codes for MIVVTGSVTARADSFDEVRKLSLEHVRRSRTEPGCISHAVHVDCENSLRLVFFEQWADRAALLAHFAVPASRDFVRSLQALAEAATTIELYDATRLEKL; via the coding sequence ATGATCGTGGTGACCGGCAGTGTGACCGCCCGCGCGGACAGTTTTGACGAGGTGCGGAAACTTAGTCTCGAACATGTCCGTCGCTCGCGCACCGAGCCCGGCTGCATCTCCCACGCCGTCCATGTCGATTGCGAGAATTCGCTGCGGCTGGTGTTTTTCGAGCAATGGGCCGATCGCGCCGCCCTGCTGGCGCATTTTGCCGTCCCCGCTTCGCGCGATTTCGTCCGATCGCTGCAGGCGCTTGCGGAAGCCGCCACCACCATCGAACTGTATGACGCTACCAGGCTGGAAAAATTGTAG
- a CDS encoding DUF2161 domain-containing phosphodiesterase: METALYLPVKRFLEKLGFTVKGEVGGCDLVALSGDDPPIVVIGELKLVFNLELILQAVDRAGAADEVWLAAKLSARGKGRESDARYRNLCRRLGFGMLAVTNTGDVEVIVQPATAAPRRNPKKRSRLVAEHQKRKGDPAMGGSTRAPIMTAYRQQALACAAALSGGPRRVKDLRTEIPDAGKILLHNVYGWFDRAERGIYVLTDAGHAALKRWPQQPLDLSAAGNSAP; encoded by the coding sequence TTGGAAACCGCGCTTTATCTTCCCGTCAAACGCTTCCTGGAAAAACTCGGCTTCACGGTCAAGGGCGAGGTCGGGGGTTGCGATCTGGTGGCGTTGAGTGGCGACGACCCGCCGATCGTGGTGATCGGCGAGCTGAAGCTTGTCTTCAACCTGGAACTGATCCTGCAAGCGGTGGATCGCGCGGGCGCAGCCGACGAGGTCTGGCTCGCGGCCAAATTATCTGCCCGTGGCAAGGGCCGCGAGAGCGACGCGCGGTATCGCAATCTCTGCCGCCGGCTCGGTTTCGGCATGCTGGCGGTCACCAACACGGGCGATGTCGAGGTGATCGTCCAGCCTGCGACGGCCGCCCCTCGCCGCAATCCGAAAAAGCGATCGCGGCTGGTCGCGGAGCATCAGAAGCGCAAGGGCGATCCGGCGATGGGCGGTTCGACGCGCGCGCCGATCATGACGGCCTATCGGCAGCAGGCGCTGGCCTGCGCCGCGGCGCTGTCAGGCGGGCCCCGACGTGTGAAGGATTTGCGGACCGAAATTCCCGACGCCGGAAAAATCCTGCTGCATAATGTCTATGGCTGGTTCGATCGCGCCGAGCGCGGCATCTACGTGCTGACCGACGCCGGACATGCCGCGTTGAAACGCTGGCCGCAGCAGCCGCTGGACCTGAGCGCCGCCGGCAATTCCGCGCCTTGA
- a CDS encoding GrlR family regulatory protein, with protein sequence MIFATEGGRLYGGDTGSSFVGHFKEADGVISAECLMSRHYHDPRYVPMFDVDNIALNYTGVRCGEEIHFEGGSAALPGFRFKTVLSPINDADAPPPGTVGADGIRNGLYSIHIRMLDGIDAGNSGVMLLHDGSIRGGDAFFDYIGAYSAANGRWKGELVNREHTAAKGDRPLFGGHEVGIGFSGTYDGEGAEGEATALAGKRSIRFKAVLRKLVDVEG encoded by the coding sequence GTGATTTTCGCCACCGAGGGTGGCAGGCTCTATGGCGGCGATACCGGCTCCTCGTTCGTAGGCCACTTCAAAGAGGCCGACGGCGTCATCTCTGCCGAATGCTTGATGTCGCGCCACTACCACGACCCCCGCTATGTCCCGATGTTCGACGTCGACAACATCGCGCTGAATTACACAGGCGTGCGCTGCGGGGAGGAAATTCATTTCGAGGGCGGCAGCGCAGCCTTGCCGGGCTTCCGGTTCAAGACCGTGCTGAGCCCGATCAACGACGCCGACGCGCCGCCGCCCGGCACGGTCGGCGCGGACGGGATCCGCAACGGGCTCTATTCAATCCACATCCGCATGCTCGACGGCATCGATGCCGGCAACAGCGGTGTCATGTTGCTGCATGACGGCAGCATCAGGGGCGGCGATGCGTTCTTCGACTATATCGGGGCGTACTCGGCGGCGAACGGCAGATGGAAGGGCGAACTCGTCAACCGCGAGCATACGGCGGCCAAGGGCGACCGGCCGCTGTTCGGCGGCCATGAAGTCGGCATCGGTTTTTCCGGCACGTATGACGGCGAGGGCGCGGAAGGCGAAGCCACCGCGCTCGCTGGCAAGCGCAGCATCCGCTTCAAGGCAGTGCTGCGAAAGCTGGTGGATGTAGAGGGTTAA
- the fabG gene encoding 3-oxoacyl-ACP reductase FabG → MDGKVVVVTGALGALGRVVADEALAGGARVASVDHAPTQVPATADLFELGGVDLTDAAQAKKAIDAAASHFGKLDALINIAGGFAFETVADGDPRTWQRMYALNVATALNASRAAIPHLVASGTGRIINVGAMGALQAGSGMGAYAASKAGVHRLTEALATELKGRITVNAVLPSIIDTAANRASMPKADFAKWVTPKELADVILFLASDAASAVTGALLPVNGRV, encoded by the coding sequence ATGGACGGAAAAGTCGTTGTCGTGACTGGCGCGCTGGGCGCACTCGGCAGGGTCGTTGCGGACGAAGCGCTGGCGGGCGGCGCCAGGGTTGCCAGCGTCGACCATGCCCCGACGCAGGTCCCGGCTACGGCCGACCTGTTTGAACTCGGCGGCGTCGACCTCACCGATGCAGCCCAGGCCAAGAAAGCAATCGACGCCGCGGCGTCGCATTTCGGCAAGCTCGATGCGCTGATCAACATCGCCGGCGGCTTTGCCTTCGAGACCGTGGCGGACGGCGATCCCAGGACCTGGCAACGGATGTACGCGCTCAACGTCGCGACCGCGCTGAATGCATCGCGCGCGGCGATCCCGCATCTCGTCGCTTCGGGCACCGGGCGCATCATCAATGTCGGCGCGATGGGCGCGCTGCAGGCAGGCAGTGGCATGGGCGCCTACGCCGCCTCCAAGGCCGGCGTGCATCGCCTCACTGAGGCGCTCGCCACCGAACTCAAGGGCAGGATCACGGTCAACGCCGTGCTGCCGTCGATCATCGACACCGCGGCCAACCGCGCCAGCATGCCCAAAGCCGATTTCGCCAAATGGGTGACGCCGAAGGAGTTGGCCGACGTGATCCTGTTCCTCGCCAGCGACGCGGCCAGCGCCGTCACCGGCGCGCTGCTGCCGGTGAACGGGAGGGTTTAA
- a CDS encoding SGNH/GDSL hydrolase family protein, with translation MAETPPPGDTLQDIVGFKYPLPNLARSLKQRNTKIVAFGSSSTAGTRLVVPYPAYLELMLRNEFGTEMTSEFGKRMINVINRGVGGEEASTELPRMQSDVIDEAPALVIWQVGTNAVFRNTVPEFAFEKVFAAIAEGLDRLARIPADVILMDSQYTTAVVEKPEKKELSDTMVKGVSELAKAAGVDVFRRYALMEHWQKTIAMRELIDPADDLVLHLSDWATRNVTEALFNQIKKMVKAAEVT, from the coding sequence ATGGCAGAAACTCCCCCGCCTGGCGATACGCTGCAGGATATTGTGGGCTTCAAATACCCGCTTCCGAATCTGGCGCGAAGCCTGAAGCAGCGAAACACCAAAATCGTTGCCTTTGGTTCCTCGTCGACGGCCGGCACGCGCCTGGTCGTGCCCTATCCGGCCTACCTTGAGCTGATGTTGAGGAACGAGTTCGGCACCGAGATGACCAGCGAGTTTGGCAAACGGATGATCAACGTGATCAACCGGGGAGTCGGCGGCGAGGAAGCGTCGACCGAGCTGCCGCGCATGCAATCCGATGTGATCGACGAGGCGCCGGCGCTGGTGATCTGGCAGGTCGGCACCAACGCCGTCTTTCGCAACACTGTGCCCGAATTCGCGTTCGAGAAAGTCTTCGCCGCCATTGCGGAGGGGCTGGATCGCCTGGCCAGGATTCCGGCGGATGTCATCTTGATGGACTCGCAATATACCACCGCCGTCGTCGAGAAGCCCGAGAAGAAGGAACTCTCAGACACGATGGTGAAAGGCGTATCCGAGCTGGCTAAGGCCGCCGGGGTCGATGTATTTCGTCGTTACGCCCTAATGGAGCATTGGCAGAAGACCATCGCGATGCGGGAGTTGATCGATCCGGCCGATGACCTCGTACTGCATTTGAGCGACTGGGCGACGCGGAACGTCACAGAGGCGCTGTTCAATCAAATCAAGAAGATGGTGAAAGCCGCCGAAGTTACGTAG
- a CDS encoding tyrosine-protein phosphatase: MSVTPTRHLKLSGASNFRDIGGYPTSDGRTVRWRQIFRSNHLGHLTDDDVSVLRELGVRSAFDFRGTEERAAALCGMPEITVHSLPVEPTVVAALRAIAASGTPLSTDHAVEVMRDSYSGYVQNNTQHFRALFAHLLEDRAPLVIHCTAGKDRTGFACALILHTLGVSEDIISEDYLLTNQFYRRDPNHSSDLPDEIKQVLGSVQASFLAAAFEAIDVDYGDLESYLRDGLGLGNAERAHLEARYLQG; the protein is encoded by the coding sequence ATGTCAGTGACCCCCACCCGCCATCTCAAGCTCTCCGGCGCCAGCAATTTCCGCGATATCGGCGGCTATCCGACCAGCGACGGCCGGACCGTGCGCTGGCGGCAGATTTTTCGTTCCAACCACCTCGGCCATCTCACCGATGACGATGTCTCCGTGCTGCGGGAGCTGGGCGTCCGCAGCGCGTTCGACTTTCGCGGCACCGAGGAACGCGCCGCCGCCCTGTGCGGCATGCCTGAAATCACCGTGCATTCGCTGCCGGTCGAACCCACGGTGGTCGCGGCGCTCCGCGCCATCGCGGCATCAGGCACGCCGCTGTCGACGGACCACGCCGTCGAGGTGATGCGTGATTCCTACAGCGGCTATGTACAGAACAACACGCAGCATTTCCGCGCACTGTTTGCGCATCTGTTGGAAGATCGCGCGCCGCTGGTGATCCATTGCACCGCCGGCAAGGACCGCACCGGTTTTGCATGCGCGCTGATCCTGCACACGCTCGGCGTTTCCGAGGACATCATCTCGGAAGACTATCTCCTGACCAATCAATTCTACCGCAGGGATCCCAATCACAGCAGCGACCTGCCCGACGAGATCAAGCAGGTGCTGGGTTCAGTGCAGGCATCGTTCCTCGCCGCCGCGTTCGAGGCCATCGACGTCGACTATGGCGATCTCGAAAGCTATCTTCGCGATGGCCTCGGTCTCGGCAACGCCGAACGTGCCCATCTCGAAGCGCGCTATCTGCAAGGATGA
- a CDS encoding MliC family protein yields the protein MNCRRNTIFGVALCAVAMAAAPSAAFAQSTFRNYSCADGAQFIVGFFQYDSRAHLQLDGKALTLPKRVALSGSRYQAKGVTLRITKAGVTTLKHAKRPITTCEQT from the coding sequence ATGAATTGTCGCAGAAACACGATTTTTGGCGTTGCGCTATGCGCCGTCGCGATGGCAGCCGCACCGTCGGCCGCGTTCGCACAGTCGACTTTCCGGAACTATAGCTGCGCCGACGGGGCGCAATTCATCGTCGGGTTTTTCCAGTACGATTCGCGCGCCCATCTGCAGCTCGACGGCAAGGCGCTCACTCTGCCCAAGCGCGTGGCGCTGTCGGGATCGCGGTATCAGGCGAAGGGCGTGACCCTGAGGATCACCAAGGCCGGGGTCACAACGCTCAAGCATGCCAAGCGGCCGATCACCACATGCGAGCAGACATGA
- a CDS encoding DUF2735 domain-containing protein: protein MMNTGVNEGSARIYQFPTGGRAALGGRRYGEAKTEFAAPPANLAACSDSWYHAAAIEDEKNGRDH from the coding sequence ATGATGAATACAGGTGTGAATGAAGGGTCCGCCAGGATTTACCAATTCCCGACCGGCGGCCGTGCGGCGCTCGGGGGACGTCGCTATGGCGAAGCCAAGACCGAGTTTGCCGCTCCGCCGGCCAACCTCGCGGCGTGCAGCGACAGCTGGTACCACGCAGCCGCCATCGAGGACGAAAAGAACGGGCGCGACCACTGA
- a CDS encoding glutamine synthetase beta-grasp domain-containing protein, with translation MTKYKLEYIWLDGYTPTPSLRGKTQIKEFDKFPTLEQLPLWGFDGSSTMQAEGHSSDCVLKPVAVYPDAARENGALVMCEVMMPDGKTPHASNKRATILDDEGAWFGFEQEYFFYKDGRPLGFPSDGYPAPQGPYYTGVGYSNVGSVARKIVEEHLNLCLAAGINHEGINAEVAKGQWEFQIFGKGSKKAADEMWMARYLMLRLTESYGIDIEFHCKPLGDTDWNGSGMHANFSTKYMREVGGKEYFEKLMAAFEKNIMDHIAVYGPDNDKRLTGKHETAPWNKFSYGIADRGASIRVPHSFANNGYKGYLEDRRPNSQGDPYQIASQILKTIAEVPTGAKAAAA, from the coding sequence ATGACCAAGTACAAGCTCGAGTATATTTGGCTCGACGGCTATACGCCGACGCCGAGTCTGCGCGGCAAAACGCAGATCAAGGAATTCGACAAGTTTCCGACGCTGGAACAGCTTCCGCTGTGGGGTTTTGACGGCTCCTCGACCATGCAGGCCGAAGGCCACAGCTCCGATTGCGTGCTGAAGCCGGTCGCCGTCTATCCGGACGCTGCGCGGGAAAATGGCGCCCTCGTCATGTGCGAAGTCATGATGCCCGACGGCAAGACCCCGCACGCCTCGAACAAGCGCGCAACGATTCTCGACGATGAAGGCGCCTGGTTCGGCTTCGAGCAGGAATATTTCTTCTACAAGGACGGCCGTCCGCTCGGCTTCCCGTCGGATGGCTATCCGGCGCCGCAGGGCCCGTACTACACCGGCGTCGGCTACTCGAACGTCGGCTCCGTCGCCCGCAAGATCGTGGAAGAACACCTCAACCTCTGCCTCGCCGCCGGCATCAACCACGAAGGCATCAACGCCGAAGTGGCGAAGGGCCAGTGGGAATTCCAGATCTTCGGCAAGGGCTCCAAGAAGGCCGCTGACGAAATGTGGATGGCGCGCTACCTGATGCTGCGTCTCACCGAATCCTACGGCATCGACATCGAGTTCCACTGCAAGCCGCTCGGCGACACCGACTGGAACGGCTCGGGCATGCACGCCAACTTCTCGACCAAGTATATGCGCGAAGTCGGCGGCAAGGAGTACTTCGAGAAGCTGATGGCTGCCTTCGAGAAGAATATCATGGACCACATTGCGGTCTACGGGCCGGACAACGACAAGCGCCTGACCGGCAAGCACGAGACCGCCCCCTGGAACAAGTTCAGCTATGGCATTGCTGACCGCGGCGCCTCGATCCGCGTTCCGCACTCCTTCGCCAACAACGGCTACAAGGGCTATCTGGAAGACCGCCGTCCAAACTCGCAGGGCGACCCCTACCAGATCGCGTCCCAGATCCTGAAGACCATCGCGGAAGTCCCGACCGGCGCCAAGGCGGCCGCGGCCTAA
- a CDS encoding GrlR family regulatory protein yields the protein MFEGFYKVRFQLGAAVGRSVMHARDGRMLGGNSAFAHIGTYEKRDDGVDIVIQTVRHNPDPNYRAMAGTDDATLLARGRADGDLYRFEGGLKELPGVPFHSVMTPIEQDAVPIAGGVGEGGIVNGLYSIHVRLLDGVEGGLTGVMLLNGGRILGGDASFYYVGTYTSESGRWKGQILNQEHTPSMGENPIFGGHEIGIGFSGTCDEEGALLEATALAGKRSLRMTAVLKLMHRV from the coding sequence TTGTTTGAGGGATTCTACAAAGTCAGGTTTCAGCTTGGCGCTGCGGTCGGCCGCAGCGTGATGCATGCGCGCGACGGCAGGATGCTGGGCGGCAATTCGGCATTTGCCCATATCGGCACGTACGAAAAGCGCGACGATGGCGTCGACATCGTGATCCAGACCGTCCGCCACAACCCGGATCCGAATTACCGCGCGATGGCCGGCACCGACGATGCCACCCTGCTGGCGAGGGGCAGGGCTGACGGAGACCTCTATCGTTTTGAAGGGGGCTTGAAAGAACTGCCCGGCGTGCCGTTTCACTCGGTGATGACGCCGATCGAGCAGGACGCCGTACCGATCGCCGGCGGTGTCGGTGAGGGGGGCATCGTCAACGGCCTCTATTCCATTCATGTTCGCCTGCTCGACGGCGTCGAAGGCGGCCTGACCGGTGTGATGCTGCTCAATGGCGGGCGTATCCTCGGCGGTGACGCATCCTTCTACTATGTCGGCACCTACACGTCGGAGAGCGGCCGCTGGAAAGGCCAGATCCTCAATCAGGAACACACGCCCTCCATGGGCGAGAATCCCATCTTCGGCGGTCATGAAATCGGCATCGGCTTTTCCGGCACCTGCGACGAGGAAGGCGCGCTGCTGGAGGCGACCGCGCTCGCCGGCAAGCGCAGCCTTCGCATGACCGCGGTGCTCAAGCTGATGCACCGGGTGTAG
- a CDS encoding substrate-binding domain-containing protein produces MSDAIRVLSTLALKGAVHGLAGQYQAAGGARIDADFAPTLALLERLRAGEAADVVILTREGLDEITREGRMVAESCVDLARSWVGIAVKAGAAHPDIATEAALRTALLGARSVAYSRLGASGILFARLLEQLGIACDINARAVIIPQGFTAERLVSGDADLAVQQISELKQIGGIEVVGPIPYELQTPAVFSAGRMAATNKPAEADRLLRFLASPEVAPALRESGLEP; encoded by the coding sequence ATGAGCGACGCCATCCGCGTGCTGTCGACGCTCGCGTTGAAGGGCGCCGTTCATGGCCTCGCCGGCCAGTATCAGGCGGCCGGCGGCGCACGCATCGACGCCGATTTCGCTCCGACATTGGCGCTGCTGGAGCGGCTGCGCGCAGGCGAGGCAGCCGACGTGGTGATCCTGACCCGAGAGGGGCTCGACGAAATCACTCGCGAAGGGCGGATGGTCGCCGAAAGTTGCGTGGATCTCGCGCGCTCCTGGGTCGGCATCGCTGTGAAAGCCGGGGCGGCCCATCCGGATATTGCGACTGAGGCTGCGCTGCGCACAGCGCTGCTAGGCGCGCGTTCGGTCGCCTATTCGCGGCTCGGCGCCAGCGGCATTCTATTCGCAAGACTGCTCGAGCAACTCGGCATTGCCTGCGACATCAACGCCCGCGCAGTGATCATCCCGCAGGGCTTTACCGCCGAGCGGCTCGTGAGCGGCGACGCCGATCTCGCAGTCCAGCAGATCAGCGAGTTGAAGCAGATCGGCGGCATCGAGGTGGTTGGGCCCATTCCATACGAACTGCAAACACCTGCGGTGTTTTCGGCGGGACGAATGGCGGCAACGAACAAGCCGGCCGAGGCAGACCGGTTGCTGCGGTTTCTTGCGTCGCCCGAGGTCGCACCGGCGTTGCGCGAGAGCGGGCTGGAACCTTGA
- a CDS encoding tetratricopeptide repeat protein translates to MKRALQVLLIVVVAAASAQGPAHTQSADLVLCDRVAADPADPDKPADAKGVADIAASDVAIAIKFCKNAAGSSRRAMYQLGRAYAANRQMPEAMVAWRKAADKGSSSAMVELGVLYGTGAGVARDVAQARKLFERAAQAGNPRGVSNLAALGGGASSDPARGRELLSKAAETNAEAQYQLGMMLAEGNGGARDDTAARALFEKAAAQNHPGALERMGAFAQEGRGGPKDSDAAKAYYQRAAALGDEDAKKALERLRCPYAIKDKRGNVVTNLCF, encoded by the coding sequence ATGAAGAGGGCGCTCCAAGTCCTGCTGATCGTCGTCGTCGCCGCAGCCTCAGCGCAGGGCCCGGCCCATACGCAATCGGCTGATCTCGTGCTGTGCGACCGTGTTGCGGCCGATCCCGCCGACCCCGACAAGCCGGCCGACGCGAAGGGCGTGGCAGATATCGCGGCTTCCGACGTCGCCATCGCCATCAAGTTCTGCAAGAACGCCGCGGGTTCGTCGCGCCGGGCGATGTACCAGCTCGGGCGGGCTTACGCCGCCAACCGGCAGATGCCGGAAGCGATGGTGGCCTGGCGCAAGGCGGCCGACAAGGGCTCGAGCTCGGCCATGGTCGAACTCGGCGTGCTCTACGGGACCGGCGCGGGCGTCGCTCGCGACGTGGCGCAGGCGCGCAAGCTGTTCGAGCGCGCGGCCCAGGCCGGCAATCCGCGCGGCGTCAGCAACCTTGCCGCCCTCGGCGGTGGAGCATCCTCCGATCCGGCGCGTGGGCGCGAACTGCTGTCGAAGGCCGCCGAGACCAATGCCGAGGCGCAGTATCAACTCGGCATGATGCTGGCCGAAGGCAATGGCGGGGCCAGGGACGACACTGCGGCCCGCGCGCTGTTCGAGAAGGCGGCGGCGCAAAATCATCCCGGTGCGCTCGAGCGGATGGGCGCATTCGCGCAGGAAGGACGCGGTGGACCAAAGGATTCCGACGCCGCCAAAGCCTACTATCAGCGGGCCGCCGCCCTTGGCGATGAGGATGCGAAGAAAGCGCTCGAGCGGCTCCGCTGTCCCTATGCGATCAAGGACAAGCGCGGCAACGTGGTGACGAATTTGTGCTTCTGA
- a CDS encoding DMT family transporter codes for MQHLFLYVLALGAGVSVVTQQLLNSSLRTALGSPAWAGLISYAGGLITMIVAVIALRERVPSWTSVADVPWWAWSGGVFGGALILLAILLLPSLGAATLFALVIAGQVLAAVTLDHFGAFGLTPHPIGAARLAGAVLLIAGVVLIRE; via the coding sequence GTGCAGCATCTCTTCCTCTATGTCCTCGCGCTCGGCGCCGGTGTCAGCGTCGTCACCCAACAGCTGCTCAACAGCAGCCTGCGCACGGCGCTGGGGTCGCCGGCCTGGGCCGGACTGATCAGCTATGCGGGCGGCCTCATCACCATGATCGTCGCGGTGATCGCGCTCCGCGAGCGGGTGCCGTCGTGGACGAGCGTCGCCGATGTGCCGTGGTGGGCGTGGTCGGGCGGCGTGTTCGGCGGCGCCCTCATCCTGCTGGCGATCCTGCTGCTGCCCTCGCTCGGCGCGGCCACGCTGTTTGCGCTGGTCATCGCCGGCCAGGTGCTCGCCGCCGTTACGCTGGATCATTTCGGTGCATTCGGGTTGACGCCGCATCCCATCGGCGCCGCGCGGCTGGCAGGCGCCGTGCTGCTGATCGCCGGCGTCGTCCTGATCCGGGAGTGA
- a CDS encoding GrlR family regulatory protein, giving the protein MLNGLYKVEYGVNDAFGRSIMCMHNGKLLGGNSAFAHLGTYQECGGEILGEVITQRHNDDPHYKPLMDTDVAAISVRGKLQDNKIRFEGRAAPRPGALFWAELTRLDDEALPPVGTVGQGGIINGLYSIQLRALDGVKAGLSGVMLLLDGRILGGDAFFYYLGSYSSADGRWKGEILNQEHTPAKGENFVFGGHEVGIGFAGTCDEAGAELEAIALAGKRSLRLAATLKLMRSA; this is encoded by the coding sequence TTGCTGAACGGGCTCTACAAGGTCGAGTATGGCGTAAACGACGCGTTCGGCCGCAGCATCATGTGCATGCACAATGGCAAGCTGCTGGGCGGCAATTCAGCCTTCGCCCATCTCGGCACTTATCAGGAGTGCGGCGGGGAAATCCTCGGCGAAGTCATCACCCAGCGTCACAATGACGATCCCCACTACAAGCCGCTGATGGACACCGACGTGGCCGCCATCAGCGTGCGAGGCAAGCTGCAGGACAACAAGATTCGTTTTGAAGGCCGCGCCGCGCCGCGGCCGGGCGCTCTGTTCTGGGCCGAGTTGACGCGGCTCGACGATGAGGCGCTGCCGCCGGTCGGCACCGTCGGTCAAGGCGGCATTATCAACGGGCTCTATTCCATCCAGCTTCGCGCACTCGACGGCGTCAAGGCTGGCCTGTCGGGCGTCATGCTGCTGCTGGACGGCCGCATCCTCGGCGGCGACGCTTTTTTCTATTATCTCGGCTCCTATTCCTCGGCCGACGGCCGCTGGAAGGGCGAGATCCTCAACCAGGAGCACACGCCGGCGAAAGGCGAAAACTTCGTGTTCGGCGGCCATGAGGTCGGCATCGGCTTTGCCGGCACCTGCGACGAGGCTGGCGCTGAACTCGAAGCCATTGCGCTCGCGGGAAAGCGCAGCCTGCGGCTGGCCGCCACACTGAAGCTGATGCGGTCGGCGTAG